A section of the Dendrosporobacter quercicolus genome encodes:
- a CDS encoding 2-oxoacid:acceptor oxidoreductase subunit alpha: protein MWQKPFTVLFGGQAGYGIMSAGAMIAKAAGRNGLWAFVVNEYPSLIKGGLNTCSVTLDSQPLQAYEERLDFLCVLSQQALDQNYAKLDREAAILYDSDAVKPDTAKIPAGVSLYPVKLIGSLTGETAKVMANSAMVGAFCALAGFPVDLIADLMKSGFIKAKVLQPNLDLLRQSYEQTRSQYSEHKAFPLLFKPNEQKKMLLNGNDAIAMGAIKAGVKFAAGYPMTPGSSVLTYLADHAAQYGLIFKQAEDEIAAINMLIGAGFAGVRAIGSTSGGGFALMTEALGFAAQGEVPLVMVNAQRGGPSTGLPTRTAQADLNFVVHASQGEFPRIVVAPGDVEECFVETYRLFNLVEKYQVPGIILTDKYLADSSITHPYFEEQGLSIERGKLVDEAWLQENQPYLRYRITDDGVSPRAIPGQKGGRHIVTSYTHGEDGFYSSGNQEYAEEEPQITAAGLDKLFNKVPAILNDIPGVKLHGPQEADLTIIAWGSSKGAILEALAAVKQEGYRVNFLQVLYPCPFPADAVQEILAKSKKTLLIEGNKTAQLGGMIRAYTGFASDKIYLKYDSRPFVPSLIIDKIKEVLD from the coding sequence ATGTGGCAAAAACCATTTACAGTTTTATTTGGCGGTCAGGCGGGGTATGGCATAATGAGCGCCGGCGCAATGATTGCCAAGGCGGCGGGGCGCAATGGCCTGTGGGCTTTTGTCGTTAATGAATACCCGTCATTAATTAAGGGCGGTCTGAACACCTGTAGCGTTACCCTGGATTCCCAGCCGTTGCAGGCTTATGAAGAACGCCTGGATTTTTTATGCGTTTTATCGCAGCAGGCGCTGGATCAAAACTATGCCAAATTAGATCGCGAGGCTGCCATTTTATATGACAGTGACGCCGTTAAGCCGGATACAGCAAAAATTCCGGCCGGGGTCAGCTTATATCCGGTCAAGCTGATCGGTTCACTTACCGGCGAAACTGCCAAGGTTATGGCAAACAGCGCAATGGTAGGGGCCTTTTGCGCCCTGGCCGGATTTCCAGTGGACCTGATTGCCGACTTAATGAAGTCAGGCTTTATCAAGGCTAAGGTTTTGCAGCCGAATCTGGATCTGCTCCGGCAGAGTTATGAACAGACCCGCAGTCAGTATAGTGAACATAAGGCCTTTCCCCTATTGTTCAAACCGAATGAACAGAAAAAGATGCTGCTCAATGGCAATGATGCCATTGCCATGGGCGCCATCAAGGCCGGCGTTAAATTCGCCGCTGGTTATCCCATGACGCCAGGTTCCAGTGTGTTAACTTATTTAGCCGACCATGCGGCTCAATATGGGTTGATCTTTAAACAAGCCGAAGACGAAATTGCGGCAATCAACATGTTGATTGGGGCCGGATTTGCCGGGGTGCGGGCAATCGGTTCGACCAGCGGCGGCGGTTTTGCGCTCATGACCGAAGCTCTTGGGTTTGCCGCGCAGGGCGAAGTACCGCTTGTTATGGTAAATGCGCAGCGGGGCGGACCCAGCACCGGTCTGCCAACCCGGACCGCGCAGGCCGATCTCAATTTTGTCGTTCACGCCTCCCAGGGCGAATTTCCCCGTATTGTCGTTGCGCCTGGCGATGTTGAGGAATGTTTTGTCGAGACTTACCGGCTGTTTAATCTGGTTGAGAAATATCAGGTGCCGGGGATTATCCTGACCGACAAATATTTGGCCGATTCCAGCATTACTCATCCTTATTTCGAGGAGCAGGGACTGAGCATTGAGCGGGGAAAATTAGTTGATGAAGCCTGGCTCCAGGAAAACCAGCCTTATTTGCGTTATCGCATCACAGACGACGGCGTTTCGCCCCGGGCCATTCCCGGTCAAAAGGGCGGACGGCATATCGTAACCAGCTATACTCACGGTGAAGATGGCTTTTATAGTTCAGGCAATCAGGAATATGCCGAAGAGGAACCTCAGATTACAGCGGCCGGGCTTGATAAATTATTCAATAAAGTACCGGCCATTCTCAACGATATTCCGGGCGTTAAGCTGCATGGCCCGCAGGAAGCCGATCTTACCATCATTGCCTGGGGGTCAAGCAAGGGCGCCATTTTAGAAGCTTTGGCAGCGGTTAAGCAGGAAGGCTATCGCGTCAATTTCCTGCAGGTATTGTATCCCTGTCCCTTTCCGGCTGACGCAGTACAGGAGATTTTGGCGAAAAGCAAAAAGACCCTGTTGATTGAGGGCAATAAAACAGCGCAGTTGGGCGGAATGATCCGGGCCTATACCGGTTTTGCAAGTGATAAAATTTATTTAAAATATGATTCGCGCCCGTTTGTTCCTTCTTTAATCATTGACAAAATAAAGGAGGTTCTGGATTGA
- a CDS encoding 2-oxoacid:ferredoxin oxidoreductase subunit beta: protein MKELNTPYVPTWCLGCGDYGILHAWKKAVAMLELDPEQIALVSGIGCSSKIAQYVNTYRIETLHGRTLPVATGVKLANHRLTVIAEGGDGDGTGLGMGHFVHTARRNLDITYFIHNNQIYGLTKGQTSPTSDLGSVTKFTPLPKGNVEQPINIVQTALQVGATFVARSTAADPNLAAVMAKAITHKGFAVVDILQPCVSFNHVNTYQWYKERIYRVDQLPDYDPADYGQASAIAGQWGDKIPVGVIYRSERMIFEESLPQLAAEPLAGQSVENVSVTSLMDALA from the coding sequence ATGAAAGAGCTGAATACACCGTATGTACCGACCTGGTGCCTGGGCTGCGGAGACTATGGAATTTTACATGCCTGGAAAAAGGCTGTTGCCATGCTTGAACTGGACCCGGAGCAAATTGCCTTAGTCAGCGGGATTGGCTGTTCCAGCAAGATTGCCCAATATGTCAATACTTACCGGATCGAAACCTTGCACGGACGGACTTTACCTGTCGCCACCGGCGTCAAGTTAGCCAATCACCGGCTTACTGTCATTGCCGAAGGCGGCGACGGCGACGGAACCGGGCTGGGAATGGGACATTTTGTTCATACCGCCAGGCGGAATCTTGACATTACCTATTTCATCCACAATAATCAAATTTATGGACTTACCAAGGGGCAAACCTCTCCGACCAGTGATTTGGGGTCAGTTACAAAGTTTACGCCTTTGCCCAAAGGCAATGTTGAGCAGCCGATCAATATCGTTCAAACTGCCTTACAGGTGGGCGCAACTTTTGTGGCCCGCTCAACTGCCGCAGATCCAAACCTGGCGGCAGTCATGGCCAAGGCAATTACCCATAAAGGCTTTGCTGTTGTGGATATTCTGCAGCCTTGCGTATCATTTAACCATGTGAATACTTATCAATGGTATAAGGAGCGGATTTATCGCGTTGATCAATTGCCTGACTATGATCCGGCCGATTATGGCCAAGCGTCCGCTATTGCCGGGCAATGGGGCGATAAAATTCCGGTCGGGGTAATTTACCGGAGCGAGCGGATGATCTTCGAGGAGTCCCTGCCCCAGCTGGCTGCTGAGCCTTTGGCCGGGCAGTCTGTCGAAAATGTTTCAGTGACTTCGCTGATGGATGCTCTGGCCTAG
- a CDS encoding iron-containing alcohol dehydrogenase yields the protein MNRFTIPRDIYFGRGCMCEVLSGLTGKKAVVVTGGSSMQKFGILDKVVAALKKVNFEVTLIEGVEPDPSVETVFKGAQTMRDFQPDWIIAVGGGSPIDAAKAMWIFYEHPDKSFNDIKDPFTVPALRTKARFAAIPSTSGTATEVTAFSVITDYSTKIKYPLADYNLTPDIAIVDPDLAETMPPKLVAHTGMDALTHALEAYVATARSPFSDPLALQAILMVKDHLLKSFHGDSSAREQMHIAQCLAGMAFTNALLGITHSLAHKIGALFHIPHGCANALLLPYVIEYNKAVSLQEYAKIARELQLPGSSPEEQTASLVQFIQDLNKQLDIPLTLESAGVAADIFDSNLKTIAKNAAVDPCTGSNPRPADAAALEKILTCAFTGETVTF from the coding sequence ATGAACAGATTTACCATTCCCAGAGATATATATTTTGGCAGGGGCTGCATGTGTGAAGTATTGTCAGGCCTGACCGGAAAAAAAGCCGTTGTCGTGACCGGCGGCTCTTCCATGCAAAAATTTGGTATTTTAGATAAAGTTGTCGCCGCCTTGAAGAAAGTCAATTTTGAAGTGACTCTAATCGAAGGAGTGGAACCCGACCCTTCGGTGGAAACCGTGTTCAAAGGGGCGCAGACCATGCGGGATTTCCAGCCTGACTGGATTATTGCCGTTGGCGGCGGCTCGCCAATTGACGCTGCCAAAGCAATGTGGATATTTTATGAACACCCGGACAAAAGCTTCAATGATATCAAAGATCCTTTTACCGTCCCCGCACTGCGCACCAAAGCACGTTTTGCCGCCATACCTTCTACCAGCGGTACTGCAACGGAAGTAACGGCCTTTTCGGTTATCACCGACTACAGTACGAAAATCAAATATCCGTTAGCCGATTACAATTTAACTCCCGATATTGCCATTGTGGATCCTGATCTTGCTGAAACGATGCCGCCCAAACTGGTCGCCCATACCGGCATGGATGCACTGACCCATGCCCTGGAAGCCTACGTGGCCACAGCCCGTTCGCCCTTTTCCGATCCATTGGCCCTGCAGGCAATTCTCATGGTCAAAGATCACCTGCTAAAATCCTTTCACGGCGATTCTTCCGCCCGTGAACAAATGCATATTGCCCAGTGTCTGGCCGGTATGGCTTTTACCAATGCCCTGTTAGGCATCACCCACAGCCTGGCTCATAAAATCGGCGCTTTATTCCACATACCGCATGGCTGCGCCAACGCCCTTCTTCTGCCTTATGTAATTGAGTACAACAAGGCTGTATCACTGCAGGAATATGCCAAAATTGCCAGGGAGCTGCAACTGCCTGGCTCCTCTCCGGAAGAACAGACGGCAAGCTTAGTCCAGTTTATCCAGGATTTAAACAAGCAGCTGGACATCCCCTTAACCCTTGAGAGCGCAGGAGTTGCAGCAGACATTTTTGACAGCAATCTCAAAACAATTGCCAAAAACGCCGCTGTTGATCCTTGCACCGGCTCCAATCCCCGCCCGGCTGACGCTGCGGCGCTGGAAAAAATACTGACATGCGCCTTTACAGGTGAAACGGTTACTTTTTAA
- a CDS encoding ATP-binding protein, producing the protein MKKFTLTTRLNIKVICIISVFMITITVYNQWMVFQEKEGEYAAQLEAITDYIIKKIPASTFADIAERKAESQETIEEQAVLINSEIQPFFENILLTSRLVKYGFYSKEQQRIMAIGPELDQSLLINVERSALSTNIYDTEEAHWGRKSQSIVWYGTDVLYHVRPVINDGQVIGHVFACLNLDRALLEIWASVIKTLTTGFLALLIVIMLFQEVFIQFKKELELFAESIVAGRSKLFESKIPELTPILHYISEQTESIARLDRLNIVGEMAASIGHEVRNPMTTVRGFLQFLGNKPSYRDSKEHFNLMISEMDRANKIITEFLALAKNKAMDFKSRDLNEVITNITPLLESDAVRSNCQLKLDLQAVTPVRIDDSSMRQLILNLVRNAIEAMKPGGTVKISTVQRNEKVELSIQDQGGGIQPEIIHKLGTPFITTKENGIGIGLAVCYRIVQRHEGEIKVKSAVGQGTTFTITLNAAGDATRPTGEVKTE; encoded by the coding sequence ATGAAAAAGTTTACTCTAACCACTAGATTAAACATTAAGGTGATTTGCATTATATCGGTGTTTATGATAACGATTACCGTCTATAACCAATGGATGGTGTTTCAGGAAAAAGAAGGCGAATATGCGGCTCAGCTTGAGGCGATTACTGATTACATTATAAAAAAGATTCCGGCAAGTACCTTTGCTGATATTGCGGAAAGGAAAGCTGAATCCCAGGAGACGATTGAGGAGCAGGCAGTACTGATTAATAGTGAAATACAGCCCTTTTTTGAGAATATCCTGCTGACCTCCCGGCTGGTTAAATATGGTTTTTACTCCAAAGAGCAGCAAAGAATCATGGCGATTGGCCCTGAGCTTGATCAATCTTTATTGATAAACGTTGAACGCAGCGCATTATCGACCAATATTTATGATACGGAAGAGGCTCACTGGGGAAGAAAATCACAGTCTATCGTGTGGTATGGCACGGATGTTCTTTATCATGTCAGGCCGGTTATAAATGACGGGCAGGTCATTGGCCATGTATTTGCCTGTCTGAATCTGGACAGAGCCCTATTGGAAATATGGGCTAGCGTAATAAAAACACTGACGACAGGTTTCCTGGCATTGCTGATTGTCATTATGCTGTTCCAGGAGGTGTTCATTCAGTTTAAAAAAGAGCTGGAATTGTTTGCCGAATCTATTGTGGCGGGGCGCAGCAAGCTGTTTGAAAGTAAAATCCCTGAGTTGACGCCAATATTGCACTATATCAGCGAACAGACGGAAAGTATTGCCCGGCTGGACCGGCTGAATATCGTGGGTGAAATGGCGGCAAGCATCGGGCATGAAGTGAGAAATCCGATGACCACAGTCCGGGGTTTTTTGCAATTTCTCGGCAACAAGCCTAGCTATCGTGATTCCAAGGAACACTTTAACCTGATGATTAGTGAAATGGATCGCGCCAATAAAATTATTACCGAGTTTCTGGCTTTGGCGAAAAATAAGGCAATGGACTTTAAAAGCCGTGATTTGAATGAGGTAATTACCAATATAACGCCGCTTCTGGAATCTGACGCTGTTCGCAGCAATTGCCAGCTGAAACTCGATTTGCAGGCCGTAACTCCGGTTCGGATTGATGACAGCAGCATGCGGCAGCTGATCTTAAATTTGGTGCGTAACGCCATTGAAGCTATGAAGCCGGGAGGAACGGTAAAAATCAGCACGGTTCAGCGCAATGAGAAAGTAGAATTGTCTATACAGGATCAAGGAGGAGGAATACAGCCTGAGATCATTCACAAATTAGGGACGCCCTTTATTACAACTAAGGAAAACGGCATTGGCATCGGCTTGGCGGTTTGCTACCGGATAGTACAGCGGCATGAAGGTGAGATCAAAGTGAAAAGTGCGGTTGGTCAGGGTACCACCTTTACCATTACGCTTAACGCCGCTGGCGATGCAACAAGGCCGACAGGTGAGGTGAAAACAGAATGA
- a CDS encoding tripartite tricarboxylate transporter TctB family protein codes for MIEKILAGFFVAVSIIYLFFANEYSFGTVDAPKAGFLPNLAGGAAVILAFIVLIRQCRSKTREVLEQVNWRKLAMVVTGLVFYIVLFQVAGYIAATFIVVFYLFKVTDTVGWVFTGLLSVTVTASFYTVFVKVLGILLP; via the coding sequence ATGATTGAAAAAATATTGGCCGGTTTTTTTGTTGCAGTTAGTATTATCTATTTATTTTTTGCCAATGAGTATTCTTTTGGAACAGTTGATGCGCCGAAGGCCGGCTTTTTACCCAATTTGGCAGGCGGCGCCGCCGTCATTTTGGCGTTTATCGTGCTGATCCGGCAGTGCCGGAGCAAGACAAGGGAAGTGCTCGAACAGGTAAACTGGCGCAAGCTGGCGATGGTGGTTACAGGGCTGGTTTTTTATATTGTTTTATTTCAGGTCGCCGGCTACATCGCAGCTACATTCATTGTCGTATTTTATTTATTCAAAGTCACCGATACGGTAGGCTGGGTGTTTACCGGTTTGCTGTCCGTGACTGTTACCGCAAGCTTTTACACGGTGTTTGTAAAAGTATTGGGAATTTTACTACCGTAG
- a CDS encoding tripartite tricarboxylate transporter permease: MEVLQSLAHGFSVSIAPANLLACTIGVIIGTLVGVLPGLGPVGTIALLLPLSFSLDPTASLIMFAGIYYGAMFGGSTTSILLNVPGEAASLITCMDGHAMARKGRGGAALAIAAIGSFIAGTMGLIGLTFFAPLLANAALVFGPPEYFAIAALGLIILTRLTGASMLKSVLMAIIGISLGTIGLDSLTGITRFTFSIDAMQRGMEFSIVAMGLFGVGELLETIMAAGNKYQLQHVRFRELYPSREEIRRSVAPIFRGGVIGFLAGLLPGPAGIISTFTSYAVEKKRSKNPAEFGTGAVEGVAGPESANNAAASGTMVPLLSLGLPFSAVSAILLSGFMIHGIIPGPTLMEQHSDLFWGLIASMYIGNVLLLIINLPLVGIFASLLKTPVNILMPIVLMITMTGAYSINNSVFDLCLLLGFGVLGFFMKRAGYEPAPLVIGLVLGPALETGLVQSLIIGNGDVSTIIMRPIAGTILAIALLIVIHNIVSWAGGIKRLRQKSG; this comes from the coding sequence TTGGAAGTTTTGCAGTCATTGGCACACGGGTTTTCTGTAAGCATTGCACCGGCAAATTTGCTGGCGTGTACGATTGGCGTCATCATCGGAACGCTGGTTGGAGTACTGCCGGGGCTGGGGCCGGTGGGGACAATTGCCTTATTGCTGCCACTGAGTTTTAGTCTGGACCCTACAGCCTCACTGATTATGTTTGCCGGTATCTACTATGGAGCGATGTTCGGCGGTTCAACAACATCAATCCTGCTTAACGTACCCGGCGAAGCGGCGTCGCTGATTACCTGTATGGATGGCCATGCGATGGCCAGAAAGGGGCGGGGGGGAGCTGCCTTGGCGATTGCCGCCATTGGTTCTTTTATTGCCGGCACAATGGGGCTGATCGGCCTGACTTTTTTTGCCCCGCTGCTGGCTAACGCAGCCTTGGTATTCGGACCGCCGGAATACTTTGCCATTGCCGCACTGGGTCTGATTATTCTTACCCGCCTTACCGGCGCCTCAATGCTCAAATCGGTGCTAATGGCGATTATCGGCATTAGCCTGGGGACAATTGGCCTGGATAGTTTAACCGGAATCACCCGTTTTACCTTTTCTATTGATGCCATGCAGCGCGGGATGGAGTTTTCCATTGTGGCTATGGGTCTGTTCGGTGTTGGTGAACTGCTGGAAACCATTATGGCGGCCGGCAACAAATATCAGCTGCAGCACGTGCGTTTCCGCGAGCTGTATCCGAGCCGCGAGGAAATCCGGCGGTCGGTAGCGCCAATCTTCCGGGGCGGCGTTATTGGGTTCCTGGCAGGGCTGCTGCCAGGCCCGGCGGGTATTATATCGACATTTACGTCCTATGCCGTGGAAAAAAAACGCAGTAAAAATCCGGCAGAGTTTGGCACAGGCGCTGTTGAAGGTGTAGCCGGACCGGAATCGGCCAATAATGCCGCCGCCTCCGGAACGATGGTCCCGCTGTTGTCATTGGGCTTGCCGTTTTCGGCTGTTTCGGCAATCTTACTCAGCGGCTTTATGATTCACGGAATCATTCCCGGGCCTACCTTGATGGAGCAGCACTCCGATCTGTTTTGGGGATTGATCGCCAGTATGTATATTGGCAATGTATTACTGCTGATTATTAACTTACCGTTGGTGGGCATTTTTGCCTCTTTACTCAAGACGCCGGTAAATATTCTAATGCCGATTGTGCTGATGATTACGATGACCGGCGCTTATTCGATCAACAACAGTGTTTTCGATTTATGCCTGTTGCTGGGGTTTGGCGTTTTAGGCTTTTTTATGAAACGGGCAGGTTATGAACCGGCGCCGCTCGTGATTGGCCTGGTTTTGGGTCCGGCCCTGGAAACCGGACTGGTTCAAAGCCTGATCATTGGCAATGGTGA